The DNA window CGGCAGTCCGAACGGCAGGTAGGTTTCCGGCCGGTAGGCGACGGGGACAAAGGGCCGCACCAGGCCGTCGACCCAGGTCACGAACCACCAGGTCAGATAAAAGGTGATGGCGATCGGGCCGGCGACGATCAGGCCGGTCAGGAAATAGTTCCGGAATCGGGCCATGAAGCCGCGCGGCGCGTCCGGCGGGACTTCGGCCGGGGGCACGGGCGGAGGCAGGTTGTCGCGGTTCATGGGGGTTCCAGGTCGGTCCGGCGGGCAATGATATATTGCCAGCTAGGGTGTTCTAGCAGATTTTTGAAGACCTGACGTGACCGAGCGGCAACGGCGGCCGGTCTATTCGACGGTGACCGATTTCGCGAGATTCCGCGGCTGGTCGACGTCGGTGCCCATGATCACGGCGGTATGATAGGCCAATAGCTGCACCGGAACGGCATAAACCATGGGGGTGAAGGCCGAGGCCATGTCGGGCAGCACGATCGTCACCAGGGACTCGATGGTCGCCTCCGCCGCACCCCTGGCATCCGTCATCAGGATGATGCTGCCGCCGCGGGCCGCCACTTCCTGCATGTTGGAAACCGTCTTTTCGAACACCCGGTCGAACGGCGCGATCACCACGACCGGCATGTTCTCGTCGATCAGCGCGATCGGGCCGTGCTTGAGCTCGCCGGCGGCATAGCCTTCGGCATGGATGTAGGAGATTTCCTTCAGCTTCAGCGCGCCTTCCAGCGCCAGCGGATAGCTGGTGCCGCGGCCGAGATAGAGCACGTCCTTTGATTTCGCGATCTCGCGCGCCAGTTTCTCGATCTGCGGCTCGGTGGCGAGCGCCGCCGCCATCAGACGCGGAATTTCGACCAGGCCATGCACGAGCTTTGTGGCGTCCTCTTCCGACAATTCACCGCGCGCGGTGCCCGCAGCCACCGCCAGCGCCGCCAGCACCATCAGCTGGCAGGTAAAAGCCTTGGTCGAGGCAACGCCGATTTCAGGACCCGCCAGCGTCGGCAGCACCGTCTCGCTTTCGCGGGCGATGGTCGAACTCGGGACATTGACGACCGAGAGCGTGTGCACGCCTTTCGATTTCGCATAGCGCAACGCCGCCAGCGTATCGGCGGTCTCGCCGGATTGCGAAATGAAGATCGCCAGGTCGCCCTTGTGCAACGGCGCCTCGCGGTAGCGGAATTCGGAGGCGACATCGAGTTCGACCGGCAGGCGGCTCAAGCGTTCGAACCAGTATTTGGCGATAAAACCGGCGTAGCTCGCGGTACCGCAGGCGACGACCGAGATGCGCTGGATGTCCTTGAAGTCGAACGGCAGTTTGAGCGGCAGCGCGACGCGCTCGGTCGCCATGTCGACGTAACGCGCCAGGGTATGGCCGACGACTTCCGGCTGCTCGTGGATTTCCTTGGCCATGAAGTGGCGATAATTCGCCTTGTCGACCAGAAACGACGACGCGCCCGATTTCAGCACGTCACGGTTGACGACGGCGCCGTGCTCGTCATGGATGACGCCGACTTCGCGGCTCAGCACCACCCAGTCGCCGTCCTCGAGATAGCTGATGGTATCGGTAAAGGGCGCCAGCGCGATCGCGTCCGAGCCCAGATACATCTCGCCGTCGCCATAACCTATCGCCAGCGGCGAGCCCTTGCGGGCGCCGATCATCAGATCGCCGTGGCCCCTGAACAGGAACGCCAGCGCAAAGGCGCCGCGCAGCTGCGGCAGCGATGCCTTGACGGCTTCCTGCGGCGAGGCTCCCTTGAGCAGATAGGAGTTGACCAGATGCGCCACCACCTCGGTGTCGGTGTCGCTTGCGAATTTCGCGCCCTGCTTTTCGAGCTCAAACCGCAGCTCGCGGAAATTCTCGATGATGCCGTTGTGAACCACCGCGACGTTGTCGGTGGCATGCGGATGGGCGTTTTTCTCGGTCGGGCGGCCGTGCGTGGCCCAGCGCGTGTGCCCGATGCCGGTATGGCCCGCGAGCGGTTCGGCGCGCAATCGCGCTTCCAGGTTCTTGAGCTTGCCTTCGGCGCGGCGGCGGTCGAGATGATCGCCTTCGAGCGTGGCGACGCCAGCGGAATCGTAGCCGCGATATTCCAGCCGCTTGAGCGAATCCACCAATTGCTCCGCGACCGGACCGCGCCCCAAAATGCCGACAATGCCGCACATGCGGATCAATATCCCCAAATCGTCGAAAAATTGCCCAAATTGCGCAAGGCTTGTCTTAACAAGGCCTCTCTTAACGAGAATCGCAAAACGCCCGATACTCAATAATTATTGCGGATTGCGACAGGGTTAAGCCGAAAGCTTAACACGTCAGGTCATTAACTGGCTTTCGGGGGCTTGTCGCGCGTCTTCATCTCGCGATACCGCTTGGCGCCGTCCTCGCGGTTGGTCTGCTGGCTACGCTCCACCGCCAGCGCATCGGCGGGCACCTCTTTCGTGATCACCGAGCCCGAACCGATATAGGCGCCGCTGCCGATCTTCACCGGCGCCACCAGCGAGGAGTTGCTACCGACGAATGCGCCGGCGCCGATCTCGGTCCGGTGCTTGCCGAAGCCGTCATAGTTGCAGGTGATGGTGCCGGCGCCGATGTTGGCACCCGCGCCGACATGGGCGTCGCCGATATAGCTGAGATGATTGGCCTTGGCGCCCGCCTCCAGCGTCGCGGCCTTGGTCTCGACGAAATTGCCGATCCGCACGCCCTCGCCGAGCGATGTCCCCGGCCGCAAGCGCGCATAGGGGCCGACCGATGCCTTCTTGCCGATCGACGCCTGCACGATATGGGAAAATGAATGGATCACCGCGCCGTCGGCGATGGTCACGCCGGGGCCGATCACCACGAACGGTTCGATGGTGACGTCGCTGCCGAAGGTAGTATCGGCGGCGAGGTAAACCGTCTCGGGGGCGATCAGGGTCACGCCGGCCTCGAGTGCGGCCCGGCGCAACCGCGCCTGCATCACCTGTTCGGCCTCGGCGAGTTGGGCCTTGGTGTTGATGCCGCGCACTTCATCCTCGCTGGTTTCGATCACGACGGCCTCCAATCCCAGTTGTCGAACGATGGCAACGGCGTCGGTCAGATAATACTCGCCCTTGGCATTGGCGTTGCCGATTTTTTCGATGATGGGCAGCGCCTGGCGGCCATCGAACGCCATCACGCCGGCATTGCAAAGCGTGATCGCGCGTTCCGCGGGACTGGCGTCGGCCTGCTCGCGGATATCCACCAGCCGGTCGCCCTCGACCAGGAGCCGGCCGTAGCCGGTCGGATCGGCGGCGCGAAAGCCGAGCACGGCCAATGCTGCGCCTTTCTCCAAGGCCGCGCGCAGGCGCGCAAAGGTCGCGGCTGAAATCAGCGGCGTATCGCCGAACGCGACCAGGAGATCGTCGACGCCGCCGGTCATGGCGTCGCGCGCCGCCAGCACCGCATGCGCGGTACCCAGACGCTCGCGCTGAACAAATGTCGCCGCGTCCGGCCGCAGACGCCTGACCTCGTCGGCGACGCTCCCGTGGTCCGGGCCGATGACCACGGCAAGTGCTGAGCTCGCTCCCTTTGGGGCGGCGCCAAGCACATGCGCCAGCAGCGATTGGCCGGCCACGGGATGCAGGACCTTGGGGCTTGCGGAGCGCATGCGCGTGCCCTCGCCGGCCGCGAGCACGATGGTCAGGCTGGTCCTGCCGGTCATTCCGAATCCCTGGTTGTTGCGGCGAAGCTTGCGCCGCCGCCCTCATAAAGGGTTTTCCTCCGTGATGGAAATCCGATTCACCCCCGCGTAGAGCGCCCGGACTCCAGATCGGGGCGTTTTTCCTGTTAATGTTTGCCGTCTGATTCGGTGGGCCACAGGGGGGCCTGATACGTCGTATGGCAAAAAATCCCGACCATCTGGCCGGCAGTTTCGAGACCGAAAATACCGGCGGCTTGCTGACTGGGTTTCTGGCCGAGGAAGACGTGTTCGACCGCCGCTCGCTGTGGCGGCTCGGGTCGTGGGGCGCGGGCTCGGTCGGCGCCGTCGTCGTCGCCGTGCTCGCCAACCAGTCCGCCATCGGATGGCGCCACGACCAGGTCGCGGCAGCCGATCTGACGCGGCAGTCGCAGCAAATCCAGTCGGTCGCCAGGGAAAGCCAGAACGAAACGCGGCGGCTGGCCTCCGCCATCGATACGCTCAACAGCGATCGCGACCGGCTGTACTCCCGTGTCACCGTTCTGGAACAGGGCCTGGATTCCGTGACCGGCGCGATCGCGCGGCAAAGTTCCGCCCCTGCGGCGCCGCAAGCGGTTGCCGCGGCCGTCTCGCCGCCTGCGGCTCCCGCGAAGGTCGAGCCGCCGGCGCCGCCGCAAAATCAGACGCCCGCTCCGGCCGTGTCCCCGGTCGTCACGACCATCGCGAAAACAACCGAAGCAAAAGCATCCGAAGCAAAAGCATCCGAAGCAAAAACATCCGAAAAACCGCCGATGGACACCGCCGTCCCGGTGCCGGCGCCCGCGATAGCCGCACCGGTGGCGCAGGCTGCACCGACTCCGCCGGCGGTAACACCCGTGGCGCCGCCGGCCACGCCGCTGATGGCATCTAAGTCGCTGATGGCGCCGCCGGATGCCGCAGCTTCAAAGCTGATCGGACCCGAAAAGCCGGCGGATGCCGTTGTCGCCGCGCCCGCGCCGCCACCGCCGGCGGTGGTTGCCTCGGTTTCGGCCGCCGACGAGGCGAAGTCGCCGGCTCCCGCGGCGGCGGCCGAACAAGTCCCGGTCCAGCGAACCGAATTCGGGGTTGATGTGGGTGGCGCCAATTCCGTCGCCGGCCTGCGCGCGCTGTGGCGCGGGCTCTTGAAATGGAGGGCGAACGCGGCGCTGACGACGTTGCAGCCGATCATCGTGATCAAGGAAGGCAGCAACGGACTCGGCATGCAGTTGCGGCTGGTTGCCGGACCGCTCGATGACGCGGCGGCAGCCGCGAAGATCTGTGCCGGCCTGATCGAAAACCAGCGCCCATGCCAGACCACGGTGTTCGATGGTCAACACCTCGCCATGAATGGCGACGAGCCGGAGGCCAACGCCAAGTCCAGTGCGACCAAGCCTGATACCGTGAAGCCTGCCGCAGCCAGGCCCACCGCACGCCGGCGCAGCCTTGCAAAGCATGTGACGATCGAAGAACCGCTGCCGAAGCCCGAGCCCACCACCCTGTCGTCGTTCTTCAGCCGGCACCTGGAACAAGCCGGTAAATGACGTAATTACAGTGTCTTGGGTTCGAGTTCTGATGTTCTTCCGCAAAACAGGTGTCATGGCGACCTGCCGCGGGTTGTCCCGCCTCGCATTCCCGACCATATTGGCCCGATGAAAAAAACTCCGTTCCGGCTGACCCCCTATCAGGTGCAATGGCTGATGGTGGTCGGCTTCGTCACCGTCGGCTATGCGCTCTATCTGCGCTATCTCGCGGTCGAGTTCTCGACGGTGTCGCTGGCCTGCGACGCCGGGCTACAGACGATGCTGTGCAAGACCCGGATTCTCGCGACCTACTTGTTCAAGAATTTCGTGTTCGGCGTGGTCGCGCTTGTCATCGCGACCCTTCACCTGATCCGGCCGTCGATCGTTTTGCTGACCGGCGGGCTGATCGCTGCCGGATTCGGCATCGTGCTCTATAATGTCGGCCTCTCGGGCCTGGCGATCGGCCTGCTTATTTTGGGATTTGCACGACCCGCGCCCGCCACAGCGTAATCGCGAGCAGGAAATAGATCGCGCAGGTCCACAGCGATTGCCAATTGTTCGGCCCTTCGTTGAAGACCGTGTAGAGCGCCCCCGCCGCCAACAGGCCGGCAAATACCGCCTCGGCGATCGGACGCACGCCTTCCTGCGGACGGTTGAGCAGCATCAGGCTCGAGAACGGCACCACGGCCATGGTCAGCGCGGCGAACGGAAAATCGCGATAGCGCGGATCGAACACGAAGCCGAGCGCGGTTTCCGCCCCGATCAGGGTGGTCACGACCAGCACGGCTCCCAGCATCATGGACAGCGCCGATTTGGTTCTGGCGTCGCGGGGGCCCAGCAGTTCGAGGAATGTCGGCAGCGCGCGCCCCGACATCAAGGCATTGGCGCCCAGCAAGGGCGATGCGACGGCGGCCGCCAGCAACGCGCCCCATCGAAGCCAGCCGCCGAAGCCGTAACTCTCATAGAACATCTTGTCGGTGGCGACGCCCAGCAGAATTCCGGCCGCGGTCGCTGACAGCGCGACCGCGATCCAGGATGTGAGGCGCGGCTTCCAGGGCCGGCGGCGCAGGGTCAGCCAGGCCGCGCCGAACACGAAAACGCTCAGCGCCATTCCGCACCCCATCTGCAGCTTCCAGAACGGAAAGTTGCTGATGGCTTCGCCCGGCGGGTATTTCACCACGCGCCGCACGGAATCAAACAGGCCCCAATTGCCGCCGACGGTCCCCTCGAGCTGGCGCTTCCACGGCTGGTCGTAGGCTTCGATCAGATTGACGCGAAAATTCTCCAGCTTGGCCAGATTGAGGATCTCCGAAACCACCCGCGCCTGATTGGTACGCGAGGGCAGCGCGCCGTCGCGCATCCGTCCCTCGCTCGGCCAGCCGGTCTCTCCGATCAGGATTTCCTTGCCGGGAAACGCCACCGCCATCCGCTTGCGGATGGCATCGACATGGGCGGCGGCATTTTTGGCGCGGATCGGGAAGTCTTCCCAGTAAGGCAGAATGTGAATCGTGACGAAATCGACGGCGTCATAGACCTCGCGGTTGCGAAGCCAGTATTCCCAGACATCGGCGTAGGTGACGGGAACGGAAACCTGCGATTTGACCGATCGGATGATGGCGACGAGATCGGACGTCGTCATCTCCCCACGCAACAGCACCTCATTGCCGACGACGACGGCGGTGATGACGCCGGGGAATTCCTTGGTCAGGGCGACCGCGGTCGAAACCTGGATCTGGTTCTTCAGGCGGTTGCTGCCGAGCCATATTCCCTGGATGACTTTCAGCCCGACCTTCGCGGCGAGCGCGGGAACCTGATCGAGCCCGTTCTCGATCGAATAGGTCCGCACGCAGTCGGATATTTTGGCGAGTTGCGCCAGGTCCTGGGCGATCTGTTCCGGGGCGATGCGCGTGGTCGGATCCAGCGGCGTCTGGGCGCCACGGAACGGCGCATAGGACACGCACAGCAGTTTCGCATTGGGGTCGATCGGCGCGCGCACCAGTGTAATAGGCGTCGCCAGCCACCACCACGCGGCCGCAATCGCACCCAGGGACAGGATTAGAAGCGCCAGCGGCGTACGAAGAGAAATCGGTTCCATCCTCCGGGAAGCCATCGTCGCTTAGCCGTTCGCCGTCCGTCTGCCAAGAGCAGGATACGCGCGTCCCACATGGCAGCTTTACCACCGCGCGATAAAGTTGTGACTTTGCTGGACAAAATCCGAAATGTCCGTCATGGGATTCCGCTTGGCGTCTCCGCCGCATTGGGGACCCATTTGAACGGCATCAACCAGCTCGTCCGAGGCGGCCGCGGGCAGGAAATATCGGGGAAATTATGCGTCGAGGCGTGCGTCAGCTTAAATATGCGGTTTTGCACCACCTCGCCGTTCCCGGGCTTGCATTGCTGATCGGTATCGGAAGCGCGTTCGCCCAGAGCGGCGACATCAGGTCGCAGGACCAGTCCGGCAAACCGGCCGCCAATGCGGCGCAGCCGGCGGACGCGGCCAAGGACAACCAACGCAAGGCCGACGAATTCGTCGAAGCGGCGCAGGCCATCAACGGTCCGGCCGGCAACCCGGAATGCGTCTGGCTCGGTCGCCGGGTGGTGATATTGATGTCGCACGACGACCTCGATACGGCGTTTCGGCATCTCGACCTTTACGATCGGTTCGGCTGCCCGGGCGGCCACATCCAGGCGACCTTTCGTTGCCTGGCGCGTTTTGGCCTGGTCGGCGTCAACGATCCCAAAGCGTCGGCGGATGTACCCGCTCGGGTTCACGCCTGCTGGCTCAATCCCAACGCACAACCGCAGGCGGCCGCGGCGACGCAACCTGCCCCCACCACTTCCGGCGCCTCCGCACCTGCGCCAGCGCCCGCACCGGCTCCAGCCGCAGCTCCCGCCGCGGCGGCCAAATAATTCCTGAGCGCTGCCGGAACGATCCGAATTTTTCACGGTTTGGATAAGTGCGCCCTCAAAACGCCACGGCGTCATAAGAGTTGTTAAATCGCGTGGCAGAGATATGTTCGGTTTGCCGCTGATTTGGTCGGATCTCGGGGACGGATCCGCTTCCCTGCCATAAGGGCCCCGTATGGTTTAGTCGCGATGCGTGCCGTGGTCGCCGTTCTGCTGTTTGTGACCACCGTTCACGCCGCGATGTGGGGGGTGCTGCGAGATAAGCAGCAGGCTCCCGACTTCACGGGCATGCTGCCGAGCGTGTCTTATGCACCGTTCGAGGGAACCGGGCATCCCGACGTCGACAACGTTCCCAATGCCGACAAAATCCGCGCCGATCTCAAGAAGCTTTCGACCATCACCCGCGCTATCCGGCTGTACTCTTCGACCGGGGGCGTCGAGCTGGTGCCGCCGATCGCAGCGGAATTCGGACTGAAAGTCACGGTCGGCGCGTGGATCGACAAGAACGTCGACCGCAACAAGCGCGAGATTGCCGCCGCCATCGACCTCGCCCGGCACAACAGCAATGTCATCGGTGTGGTGGTCGGCAACGAGACCGTCTATCGCGGCGAGCAAAAGGTCGACGACCTCATCGAGCTGATCAAACAGGTGAAAAAATCTGTCAATGTTCCCGTCACCACTGGTGAAATCTGGAACATCTGGCGCGACAACCCGCAGCTCGGCTACTCCGTCGATTTCATCGCCGCGCACGTTCTGCCGTACTGGGAGAACTTCACCGCCGATCAGGCGCCGGACCAGGCGGTCTCGATGTACCAGCTGCTGCGCGAACAGTTCCCCGGCAAGCGAATCATGATCGCGGAGTTCGGCTGGCCGAGCGCCGGCTACAATCTGAGAAACGCCGATCCCGGTCCGTTCGAGCAGGCCAGGGTGCTGCGCAACTTCGTCAGCCGCGCCGAAGCGATCGGCATGGACTACAACATCGTCGAGGCGATCGATCAGCCCTGGAAGTTCTTCGAGGGCGGCGTCGGTCCATATTGGGGAATCCTCAACGCCGCGCGCGAGCCGAAATTCGCGTGGACGGGTCCGATTGTCGATGACGCCTACTGGAAACTGGCCACCATCGCATTGCTGGTCGGCATCCTGATGTCGCTGCCGATCCTGCGGCTTACCGATGCCACCGTGATGCAGGCGCTGATGCTGTCGGCGGCGGCGAACGGTGTCGGTGCCTGGACCGCTACCGTGTTTGCCTACTGGACCGGGCACTACTTCGTTTTCGGCTCGGCCTTCGCCCTGACGCTGGGATTGATCCTGCTGGTTCCGCTGGTGCTGATCGCGATGGCGCGGATCGAGGAACTGGCCGCCATTGCCTTCGGCCGCGATCCGCGCCGGCTGCTGGTCAAGGCACCGTCCGCGGCGCCCGCCGTCGCCGGCGGCGACGCGTTTCCAAAAGTCTCGATCCATGTCCCGGCCTATTTCGAGCCGCCCGACATGCTCAAGCAGACGCTCGATGCGGTGTCGCGGCTCGACTATCCGAATTTCGAATGCGTCGTGATCATCAACAACACGCCCGATCCGGAGTTCTGGCAGCCGATCCAGGATCACTGCCGCGCGCTGGGCGAACGCTTCAAGTTCGTCAACGCCGAGAAGGTCGAGGGCTTCAAGGCCGGCGCGCTGCGCATCGCCATGGAGCGCACCGCTGTCGATGCCGAGATCATCGGCATCATCGATGCCGACTATGTCGTGCAGCCGGATTGGCTGAAGGATCTGGTGCCGGTGTTCGCCGATCCAAGGGTGGGCCTGGTGCAGGCGCCGCAGGACCATCGCGACGGCAACCGTTCGCTGATGCATTACATCATGAACGGCGAATATGCCGGGTTCTTCGATATCGGCATGGTCCAGCGCAACGAGGCCAACGCCATCATCGTTCACGGCACCATGTGCCTGGTCCGGCGCGCGGCGATGGACATGGCCGGCGGCTGGGCCGGCGATACCATCTGCGAGGACACCGATCTCGGGCTGGCGGTGATCGAGCACGGCTGGCTGAGCCATTACACCAACCACCGCTACGGCCACGGCCTGTTGCCGGACACCTATGAGGCCTACAAGAAGCAACGCCACCGCTGGGCCTATGGCGGATTCCAGATCGTCAAGAAGCACTGGCGGCGTTTTCTCCCCGGCGCGAGCCGGCTGTCGCCCGATCAAAGACGGGAATTCGCGCTGGGCTGGCTGAACTGGCTGGGCGCCGAAAGCCTCGGCGTGCTGGTTGCCATCCTCAATCTGATCTGGGTGCCGATCGTCGCCTTCGCCGACATCGCGATTCCCGACAAGATCCTGACGCTGCCTATCATCGCCACGTTTGTGGTCTCGCTGGTGCATTTCACGGTGCTGTACCGCCTGCGCGTGCCGGTGAAGTGGGGACAAATGCTGGGCGCCATGGTTGCGGCGATGTCGGTGCAATGGACGGTGTCGCGCGCGGTCGCCAACGGGCTGATCACCGACCATCTGGCGTTTGCGCGGACCTCGAAGGGCGGGTTTTCGCTGGTCTCAGTGGAATTCCAGGCGTTCTGGGAAGCCGTGATCGGCGTGCTGCTGCTGGTCGGCGCCGCCGTGCTGGTCGTCACCAACAATTTCAAGGAAGTCCGCGAGATCTATGTATTCGCGGCCGTGCTGGTGCTGGAAAGCCTGCCGTTCCTGTCGGCGGTGGCGATCGCGATCCTGGAAAACTCCCGCGCCAACGAGTTCTCGTTCTGGCGCAATACCGGCGTCCGCACCGCGGAACTGATCGGCCTGCGCCCGGTGGCGATACCGACGGTGGTCAGCCCCTCCCAGCCGGTGGCCTCGGAGATCCACCCCGAAGCCAGTTGACAACGAACCGATTTTGGGCGCCCTCGCCCGCTTGAAGAAGCCCGGCTAACCGCAGGCGACGCCAAGCAAATCCAGCTCTTTCGAATGGCCTATTGGTACTTCACCATGCTATTGACCCGCATCAAGCCGCCCCCTACACACCGCGGCGAGTGAGCGCGTAGCTCAGGTGGTAGAGCACGTGACTTTTAATCATGGGGTCGAGGGTTCGAGTCCCTCCGCGCTCACCAATGAAATCAAATGCTTAGCTGGCTTTTAGCTCCGGAATTTCGGAACAAAAATATTCTGAGCACGCTCTGAGCACACCGTGACCCTTCATTCCCCGCCCGCAAATCGGCGCAACATGGAGCGCAACAAAGCCATATAGCCGTTGCAGGAACATAACAAGAACATTACATAGAGTGCTCACTGAAAGGAGCCACGTGTATGCTTGGCACGAATCTACTGGACGGTGTGCAGGGGAATTTGGTGGCCAAGAACACGAAGTTTTTTGATGAACAGCTTGATCAATCAGATGCGAAAGCGCGCATAACCACCTTCGCCGATCACGTTAAGGTAACTTTCAAGTAAGGATTCCGCCATGGCCACCAATTCGCCGATCGAATGGACCGAAGCGACATGGAATCCGGTCGGAGGATGCACAATCCTGTCGCCTGGTTGCACGAATTGCTATGCGATGCGTCTTGCTCGCCGTTTGGAAGCTATGGGCCAGCCCAAATACGCGGGCACCACTCGTGTGTCGGGTGGACGAGCGAAGTGGAATGGCAAGATCGTGTTGGACGAAGTGGCGTTGGACATACCTTTGAGATGGAAGACTCCAAAAATCATCTTCGTCAACTCAATGTCGGACCTGTTTCACGAGAAGGTGCCGCTTGAATTCATTTCGAAAGTGTTTGATGTCATGCAGCGGGCACGCCATCACACGTTCCAGATTTTAACGAAACGTGCAGATCGCCTTTCCGACGTGGCAGACAGGTTGCCATGGCCAAACAACGTTTGGATGGGCGTCAGCGTCGAAAGCGAAGATTACACCGATAGAATTGACCACCTCCGAAGTACGCCTGCGTTTGTTAAGTTTCTCAGTTTAGAGCCGCTACTCGG is part of the Bradyrhizobium erythrophlei genome and encodes:
- a CDS encoding glycosyltransferase, whose translation is MRAVVAVLLFVTTVHAAMWGVLRDKQQAPDFTGMLPSVSYAPFEGTGHPDVDNVPNADKIRADLKKLSTITRAIRLYSSTGGVELVPPIAAEFGLKVTVGAWIDKNVDRNKREIAAAIDLARHNSNVIGVVVGNETVYRGEQKVDDLIELIKQVKKSVNVPVTTGEIWNIWRDNPQLGYSVDFIAAHVLPYWENFTADQAPDQAVSMYQLLREQFPGKRIMIAEFGWPSAGYNLRNADPGPFEQARVLRNFVSRAEAIGMDYNIVEAIDQPWKFFEGGVGPYWGILNAAREPKFAWTGPIVDDAYWKLATIALLVGILMSLPILRLTDATVMQALMLSAAANGVGAWTATVFAYWTGHYFVFGSAFALTLGLILLVPLVLIAMARIEELAAIAFGRDPRRLLVKAPSAAPAVAGGDAFPKVSIHVPAYFEPPDMLKQTLDAVSRLDYPNFECVVIINNTPDPEFWQPIQDHCRALGERFKFVNAEKVEGFKAGALRIAMERTAVDAEIIGIIDADYVVQPDWLKDLVPVFADPRVGLVQAPQDHRDGNRSLMHYIMNGEYAGFFDIGMVQRNEANAIIVHGTMCLVRRAAMDMAGGWAGDTICEDTDLGLAVIEHGWLSHYTNHRYGHGLLPDTYEAYKKQRHRWAYGGFQIVKKHWRRFLPGASRLSPDQRREFALGWLNWLGAESLGVLVAILNLIWVPIVAFADIAIPDKILTLPIIATFVVSLVHFTVLYRLRVPVKWGQMLGAMVAAMSVQWTVSRAVANGLITDHLAFARTSKGGFSLVSVEFQAFWEAVIGVLLLVGAAVLVVTNNFKEVREIYVFAAVLVLESLPFLSAVAIAILENSRANEFSFWRNTGVRTAELIGLRPVAIPTVVSPSQPVASEIHPEAS
- a CDS encoding beta-1-3, beta-1-6-glucan biosynthesis protein — its product is MRRGVRQLKYAVLHHLAVPGLALLIGIGSAFAQSGDIRSQDQSGKPAANAAQPADAAKDNQRKADEFVEAAQAINGPAGNPECVWLGRRVVILMSHDDLDTAFRHLDLYDRFGCPGGHIQATFRCLARFGLVGVNDPKASADVPARVHACWLNPNAQPQAAAATQPAPTTSGASAPAPAPAPAPAAAPAAAAK
- a CDS encoding beta-(1-6) glucans synthase, which codes for MEPISLRTPLALLILSLGAIAAAWWWLATPITLVRAPIDPNAKLLCVSYAPFRGAQTPLDPTTRIAPEQIAQDLAQLAKISDCVRTYSIENGLDQVPALAAKVGLKVIQGIWLGSNRLKNQIQVSTAVALTKEFPGVITAVVVGNEVLLRGEMTTSDLVAIIRSVKSQVSVPVTYADVWEYWLRNREVYDAVDFVTIHILPYWEDFPIRAKNAAAHVDAIRKRMAVAFPGKEILIGETGWPSEGRMRDGALPSRTNQARVVSEILNLAKLENFRVNLIEAYDQPWKRQLEGTVGGNWGLFDSVRRVVKYPPGEAISNFPFWKLQMGCGMALSVFVFGAAWLTLRRRPWKPRLTSWIAVALSATAAGILLGVATDKMFYESYGFGGWLRWGALLAAAVASPLLGANALMSGRALPTFLELLGPRDARTKSALSMMLGAVLVVTTLIGAETALGFVFDPRYRDFPFAALTMAVVPFSSLMLLNRPQEGVRPIAEAVFAGLLAAGALYTVFNEGPNNWQSLWTCAIYFLLAITLWRARVVQIPK
- a CDS encoding DUF5131 family protein codes for the protein MATNSPIEWTEATWNPVGGCTILSPGCTNCYAMRLARRLEAMGQPKYAGTTRVSGGRAKWNGKIVLDEVALDIPLRWKTPKIIFVNSMSDLFHEKVPLEFISKVFDVMQRARHHTFQILTKRADRLSDVADRLPWPNNVWMGVSVESEDYTDRIDHLRSTPAFVKFLSLEPLLGPLDKLNLTGIDWAIAGGESGPAARPMNPDWVRSIRDQCVKAGVAFHFKQWGGVQKKQTGRVLDGRTWDELPKRTMAA
- the glmS gene encoding glutamine--fructose-6-phosphate transaminase (isomerizing), with product MCGIVGILGRGPVAEQLVDSLKRLEYRGYDSAGVATLEGDHLDRRRAEGKLKNLEARLRAEPLAGHTGIGHTRWATHGRPTEKNAHPHATDNVAVVHNGIIENFRELRFELEKQGAKFASDTDTEVVAHLVNSYLLKGASPQEAVKASLPQLRGAFALAFLFRGHGDLMIGARKGSPLAIGYGDGEMYLGSDAIALAPFTDTISYLEDGDWVVLSREVGVIHDEHGAVVNRDVLKSGASSFLVDKANYRHFMAKEIHEQPEVVGHTLARYVDMATERVALPLKLPFDFKDIQRISVVACGTASYAGFIAKYWFERLSRLPVELDVASEFRYREAPLHKGDLAIFISQSGETADTLAALRYAKSKGVHTLSVVNVPSSTIARESETVLPTLAGPEIGVASTKAFTCQLMVLAALAVAAGTARGELSEEDATKLVHGLVEIPRLMAAALATEPQIEKLAREIAKSKDVLYLGRGTSYPLALEGALKLKEISYIHAEGYAAGELKHGPIALIDENMPVVVIAPFDRVFEKTVSNMQEVAARGGSIILMTDARGAAEATIESLVTIVLPDMASAFTPMVYAVPVQLLAYHTAVIMGTDVDQPRNLAKSVTVE
- the glmU gene encoding bifunctional UDP-N-acetylglucosamine diphosphorylase/glucosamine-1-phosphate N-acetyltransferase GlmU, which produces MTGRTSLTIVLAAGEGTRMRSASPKVLHPVAGQSLLAHVLGAAPKGASSALAVVIGPDHGSVADEVRRLRPDAATFVQRERLGTAHAVLAARDAMTGGVDDLLVAFGDTPLISAATFARLRAALEKGAALAVLGFRAADPTGYGRLLVEGDRLVDIREQADASPAERAITLCNAGVMAFDGRQALPIIEKIGNANAKGEYYLTDAVAIVRQLGLEAVVIETSEDEVRGINTKAQLAEAEQVMQARLRRAALEAGVTLIAPETVYLAADTTFGSDVTIEPFVVIGPGVTIADGAVIHSFSHIVQASIGKKASVGPYARLRPGTSLGEGVRIGNFVETKAATLEAGAKANHLSYIGDAHVGAGANIGAGTITCNYDGFGKHRTEIGAGAFVGSNSSLVAPVKIGSGAYIGSGSVITKEVPADALAVERSQQTNREDGAKRYREMKTRDKPPKAS